Sequence from the Paenibacillus tundrae genome:
AGATGACGCAATCAGCATGTTCGTAAGAGCTATTGTAGATATTGCCGCGGATGAACCGCAGTCTACCCTTCATGGATTGCTGTCGACCTCTGGCCTCACGGAAGCGTACACTCAGATATGCGATTCCTTGGGAGACCCACAGAGGCAAGAGAGAATTTTCGATACCCGTGAGCCGTTTACCCGGACAATACCGCACGACATCCAGGCCGAGTGTGCCCCATCCAGAGCCTGCCTCGATTACATCGCCATAACCAGGAATGCGATTTACCTCCTGAATGACAACACGTCTGACCAATCGGGATGTAGGCATCGGGGAGATTCCATTTCTCCAGCTAACGAGCACAATAGACAGAACAGCAATTAAGGTAAGCACGGCGATCAACCATGGAATGAATGGAATAATGAACATATAGCCTCATCCTTTGGGAGTTGAAGATGTTGACTGGTCTTCGTTCTTGCATTCATCATTATACTACAGTACTCGTGCATACCTGTTTAATAATATTTTTGAAAAGTTATCTTGAAAGAGACCCGTACATATTTATCATGACGAAATTATTCTTTATGAAGATGTAGTTCATAGGTTTGTTCGATGTGATGCGTTCCCCAACCCATGTTCTCTTGTTCTAGGGTTTTGACGAACCCTGCTTTTGTGTACATAGCGATGGCTGTCTTCTGATCATCCGTCGTTTCCAGAAAGACATCTCGGTATCCCTTTTCCCGGCAGTATGTGATAGCCTCTTGAATGAGCTTCTTCCCAATCCCCATCCCCCGATAATCGGGATGCAAGATAAACCAACGAATTTGGGCTCTCTCGCCCGGATGGCCGATGACCGCGATACTACCGACAATTTCATGATCCGATTCTACCAACCAGAACCGATCCTTGTCTGGGCTGTAGGTTTGCAGAAAATCATAAAACGTTTTGCAGACGTACGCTTCAAATTCGTGGTTATAGCCGCATTCCTTGGCATAGACCCAGCCGTGTAGTTGAATCAGTGCTCCGACGTCTCCCGGTTTCAGTTCGGTTCGGACATGTATCCTC
This genomic interval carries:
- a CDS encoding bifunctional helix-turn-helix transcriptional regulator/GNAT family N-acetyltransferase, translated to MNSHTSIIPIIRQFNRFYTKVLGLLDKHLLDSDFSLSEARVLYEIGHSEHCTASMLIEQLRLDPGYLSRMLKRFEKLGLTYRVQSKEDGRSSLLYLSELGKETLARMDALSDEQIHNMILELPDQSQRSIARSMTAIERELSSEPIERRIHVRTELKPGDVGALIQLHGWVYAKECGYNHEFEAYVCKTFYDFLQTYSPDKDRFWLVESDHEIVGSIAVIGHPGERAQIRWFILHPDYRGMGIGKKLIQEAITYCREKGYRDVFLETTDDQKTAIAMYTKAGFVKTLEQENMGWGTHHIEQTYELHLHKE
- a CDS encoding class I SAM-dependent methyltransferase, whose translation is MFIIPFIPWLIAVLTLIAVLSIVLVSWRNGISPMPTSRLVRRVVIQEVNRIPGYGDVIEAGSGWGTLGLDVVRYCPGKRLTGIENSLLPLWVSQGIAYLSVRFREARGRQQSMKGRLRFIRGNIYNSSYEHADCVICYLFPGAMNRLSDKFTRELPPGARVISVCFALPGRVPLRTITCPDALRTKVYVYVF